In Sphingobium amiense, a genomic segment contains:
- a CDS encoding LysR family transcriptional regulator — translation MAINRIAFYHLETLFWIARLGTFAAAAARLNTTQPAISARVRELESHLGTALFRREGRSMALTPAGRELVRESEPLWARFQGVLMGCADASGARGVVRVGAGEIAAAICLPGFVTGLTRDLPNVSLEIDIALTVDLIQQLASGRADMIFGAGRVAHPMLRTLPIGAVDLVWLASPDMAASIPERAPVWSLSDASPLYRVVKEALAASRLADSPVNLCNNVRTMIDIVVQGGGIGAFPAPMVGEHVDSGRLAPVPHMPSLPQIEFHVAVRAAESDPLVLAIFDRASGLRI, via the coding sequence ATGGCTATCAATCGTATCGCTTTCTATCATCTCGAAACGCTGTTCTGGATCGCGCGGCTGGGGACGTTCGCGGCGGCGGCGGCGCGGCTCAACACGACGCAGCCCGCGATTTCCGCTCGCGTGCGCGAACTGGAAAGCCACCTCGGCACCGCGCTTTTCCGTCGGGAGGGTCGCAGCATGGCGCTCACCCCCGCAGGCCGCGAGCTGGTGCGCGAAAGCGAGCCGCTCTGGGCACGCTTTCAGGGTGTGCTCATGGGATGCGCCGACGCAAGCGGCGCGCGCGGTGTCGTCCGCGTGGGCGCAGGAGAGATCGCGGCGGCGATCTGTCTGCCCGGCTTCGTCACCGGCCTGACCCGCGACCTGCCGAACGTCAGCCTTGAGATCGACATCGCGCTCACCGTCGACCTCATCCAGCAGCTCGCGTCAGGGCGGGCCGACATGATTTTCGGCGCGGGACGGGTCGCGCATCCGATGCTCCGCACCCTGCCCATCGGCGCGGTCGATCTGGTCTGGCTCGCCAGTCCGGACATGGCGGCCTCCATTCCCGAGCGCGCGCCGGTCTGGTCGCTCTCCGACGCATCGCCGCTCTATCGCGTGGTCAAGGAGGCACTCGCCGCCTCGCGCCTGGCGGACAGTCCGGTCAATCTGTGCAACAATGTCCGCACGATGATCGACATCGTGGTGCAGGGCGGAGGGATAGGCGCCTTTCCCGCGCCGATGGTGGGCGAACATGTCGACAGCGGCCGGCTGGCTCCGGTGCCGCACATGCCTTCCCTGCCGCAGATCGAATTTCATGTCGCCGTGCGGGCCGCAGAAAGCGACCCGCTGGTGCTCGCCATCTTCGACCGGGCGAGCGGCCTTCGCATCTAG
- the clpS gene encoding ATP-dependent Clp protease adapter ClpS: MDIRSIPSSALAARMADRDSDDQGEGPGGPSVGIATRTRTRTKKPSLYKVLMLNDDYTPMEFVVHVLQSFFRMDMEEATRVMLHVHQRGVGVCGIFSYEVAETKVNQVMDFARQNQHPLQCTLEKA, encoded by the coding sequence ATGGACATCCGCAGCATCCCTTCATCGGCACTGGCCGCCCGCATGGCTGACCGCGACTCGGACGATCAGGGCGAAGGTCCGGGCGGCCCCAGCGTCGGCATTGCGACGCGCACCCGCACGAGGACCAAGAAGCCCTCGCTTTACAAGGTGCTGATGCTGAACGACGACTACACGCCGATGGAGTTCGTCGTCCATGTGCTCCAGAGCTTCTTCCGCATGGACATGGAAGAAGCGACGCGGGTGATGCTCCATGTGCACCAGCGCGGCGTCGGGGTTTGCGGCATCTTCAGCTATGAGGTCGCCGAAACGAAGGTCAATCAGGTGATGGATTTCGCCCGGCAGAACCAGCACCCGCTCCAGTGCACGCTGGAAAAGGCGTAA
- a CDS encoding phasin family protein: MAVPPKTPARKPRKKAGSTTLSASEALKAAEAAISVPAKPARRAAPAKPARPVAAIAATTAVDAAPEPQEVLPTPAEPVAPSPITESLPEQADPVATQPLSGPEGTKIMNEVIENGKKFAEEAKAKLETAYADFNEKTKAHVEKSTKAIEELSDLAKGNVEAMVESGKIAAKAMETLGQEAVDYSRKSFEKATASFKTFSTVKTPTEFFQLQSQLLSSSFDEFTKEAARHSEALVKLAGEVAQPLTERVTVVTDKVKALAA; the protein is encoded by the coding sequence ATGGCAGTTCCCCCCAAGACCCCGGCGCGCAAACCGCGCAAGAAGGCCGGATCGACGACCCTGTCGGCCAGCGAGGCGCTGAAGGCGGCGGAAGCCGCGATCAGCGTTCCGGCCAAGCCGGCACGTCGTGCCGCGCCTGCAAAGCCTGCTCGCCCGGTCGCGGCCATCGCCGCCACCACGGCGGTCGACGCCGCGCCGGAGCCGCAGGAGGTGCTGCCCACGCCCGCGGAGCCTGTCGCTCCGTCCCCGATCACAGAGAGCCTGCCGGAACAGGCCGATCCCGTTGCGACCCAGCCGCTGTCCGGCCCAGAAGGAACCAAGATCATGAACGAAGTTATCGAAAACGGTAAGAAGTTCGCGGAAGAAGCCAAGGCCAAGCTCGAAACGGCCTATGCCGACTTCAACGAGAAGACCAAGGCTCATGTCGAAAAATCGACCAAGGCGATCGAAGAGCTGAGCGACCTTGCCAAGGGCAATGTCGAAGCGATGGTCGAATCGGGCAAGATCGCGGCCAAGGCCATGGAAACGCTCGGTCAGGAAGCCGTCGACTACAGCCGCAAGAGCTTCGAGAAGGCGACCGCTTCGTTCAAGACCTTCTCGACCGTCAAGACGCCGACCGAATTCTTCCAGCTCCAGTCGCAGCTCCTCTCCAGCAGCTTCGACGAGTTCACCAAGGAAGCCGCGCGTCACAGCGAAGCTCTGGTGAAGCTGGCCGGCGAAGTCGCCCAGCCGCTGACCGAGCGCGTCACCGTCGTCACCGACAAGGTGAAGGCGCTCGCCGCCTGA
- a CDS encoding PHA/PHB synthase family protein, whose translation MEKNDVMEPHLPTLEEMQQWTQVIGRAQQLMLEQAASVTGQSLPFDPELIARIQSSFADEGLALWQRFLDNGGLLRDAPDPAPAGSPAAQRDRRFADPSWTEHPFYDLIRQSYLLVSDYLMKVVDAVDGVDPKQKAKMRFATSGLVDALAPSNFPLMNPQVVQKTIESGGENLVKGLKHMLADLQRGQLTHTDGTVFELGRNIASTPGKVIHETPLYQLIHYTPSTEAVLETPLIIFPPWINRFYILDLSPEKSFVKWAVDQGLSVFLVSWKSADASMKDMVWDDYILRGQIDAIDTVRGLLGVESVHTIGYCVAGTTLAATLALLAARDEADKVASATFFTAQVDFSEAGDLALFVDDEQMKLVDQLSASGFLDGRYMAATFNLLRGRDLIWNYVVNNYLLGQDYPPFDLLHWNGDTTNLPARWHRDYLTQLYRDNLLVVPGAISVDGTPIDLTQVKTPAYVQAGREDHIAPLQSVWKLTRHLGGPVRFLLAGSGHIAGVVNPPSAMKYQYWSCEDAQETLDAFLATAKETKGSWWPDWRQWIEGIDSHTVKVKGARIPGEGTLSAIEDAPGRYVKER comes from the coding sequence ATGGAAAAGAACGACGTCATGGAACCGCATCTGCCGACGCTGGAAGAGATGCAGCAGTGGACGCAGGTCATCGGCCGCGCGCAGCAGTTGATGCTGGAGCAGGCGGCAAGCGTCACCGGCCAGAGCCTGCCCTTCGACCCTGAACTCATCGCGCGCATCCAGAGCAGCTTCGCTGACGAAGGGCTGGCGCTGTGGCAGCGGTTCCTCGACAATGGCGGCTTGCTCCGCGACGCGCCCGATCCGGCTCCCGCCGGCAGCCCCGCGGCGCAGCGGGACCGGCGTTTCGCCGACCCGTCCTGGACCGAGCATCCCTTTTACGACCTCATCCGGCAGAGCTATCTGCTGGTGTCGGACTATCTGATGAAGGTGGTGGACGCGGTGGATGGCGTCGATCCCAAACAGAAGGCGAAGATGCGGTTCGCGACCAGCGGCCTGGTCGATGCGCTGGCCCCCAGCAACTTCCCGCTGATGAACCCGCAGGTCGTGCAGAAGACGATCGAGAGCGGCGGAGAAAATCTGGTCAAAGGCCTGAAACATATGCTGGCCGACCTTCAGCGCGGGCAACTGACGCATACGGACGGCACGGTGTTCGAACTGGGCCGCAACATCGCCTCGACACCCGGCAAGGTGATCCACGAAACGCCGCTCTACCAGTTGATCCACTATACGCCTTCGACCGAAGCGGTCTTGGAAACGCCGCTCATCATCTTCCCGCCGTGGATCAACCGCTTCTATATTCTCGACCTGTCGCCCGAAAAGAGCTTCGTCAAATGGGCGGTGGATCAGGGACTGAGCGTCTTCCTCGTATCCTGGAAGTCGGCGGATGCGTCGATGAAGGACATGGTCTGGGATGACTATATCCTGCGGGGCCAGATCGACGCGATCGACACGGTGCGCGGCCTGCTGGGGGTGGAGAGCGTCCACACCATCGGCTATTGCGTGGCGGGGACGACGCTCGCCGCGACGCTGGCGCTTCTGGCGGCGCGGGACGAAGCGGACAAGGTGGCGAGCGCGACCTTCTTCACCGCGCAGGTGGATTTCAGCGAGGCGGGCGATCTCGCGCTCTTCGTCGATGATGAACAGATGAAGCTGGTCGATCAGCTTTCCGCTTCGGGCTTCCTCGACGGTCGCTACATGGCGGCGACGTTCAACCTGCTGCGCGGGCGCGACCTCATCTGGAACTATGTGGTCAATAATTATCTGCTGGGGCAGGATTATCCGCCCTTCGACCTGCTCCACTGGAATGGCGACACGACCAACCTGCCTGCGCGCTGGCACCGCGACTATCTGACGCAGCTTTATCGCGACAATCTGCTGGTGGTGCCGGGCGCAATCAGCGTGGATGGGACGCCGATCGACCTTACGCAGGTGAAGACCCCCGCTTATGTGCAGGCGGGGCGGGAAGACCATATCGCGCCGCTGCAAAGCGTGTGGAAGCTCACCCGCCATCTTGGCGGACCGGTGCGTTTCCTACTCGCGGGGTCGGGTCATATAGCGGGCGTGGTCAACCCGCCCTCGGCGATGAAATATCAATATTGGTCCTGCGAGGACGCGCAGGAGACGCTGGACGCATTTCTTGCGACCGCGAAGGAAACCAAGGGCAGTTGGTGGCCGGACTGGCGGCAATGGATCGAAGGGATCGATTCGCACACGGTCAAGGTGAAGGGGGCGCGCATTCCCGGAGAAGGCACGCTCAGTGCGATAGAGGATGCGCCGGGGCGCTACGTCAAGGAACGGTGA
- a CDS encoding LL-diaminopimelate aminotransferase — protein sequence MSEEFYRMKRLPPYVIAEVNAMRAAARAAGEDIIDLGMGNPDLPPPDHVIQKLIEVAQKPSAHGYSQSRGIPGLRKAQANYYGRRFGVDIDPDTEVVVTMGSKEGLASLATAITEPGDVVLAPNPSYPIHTFGFIIAGATIRSVPTTPDENYFRSLDRAMAFTVPRPSILVVNYPSNPTAETVDLAFYERLVAWAKENKVWVLSDLAYSELYYDGNPTPSILQVPGAKDVAIEFTSLSKTYSMAGWRMGFAVGNRKLIAAMTRVKSYLDYGAFTPIQAAACAALNGPQDIVEKNRQLYHKRRDVLVESFARAGWDIPPARASMFCWAPLPPALKDMGSLEFSKQLLTHAKVAVAPGVGYGEDGEGFVRIAMVENEQRLRQAARNIKQYLKSMGINTPSSKGVA from the coding sequence ATGTCCGAAGAATTCTACCGCATGAAGCGCCTGCCGCCCTATGTCATCGCTGAAGTCAATGCGATGCGCGCGGCCGCCCGTGCGGCGGGGGAGGACATTATCGACCTTGGCATGGGCAATCCCGATCTGCCGCCGCCCGATCATGTCATCCAGAAGCTGATCGAAGTGGCGCAGAAGCCGAGCGCACACGGCTATTCCCAGTCGCGCGGCATTCCGGGTCTACGCAAGGCGCAGGCCAATTATTACGGCCGCCGTTTCGGGGTGGACATCGACCCCGATACCGAGGTCGTCGTGACCATGGGATCGAAGGAAGGCCTCGCCAGCCTTGCGACCGCCATCACCGAGCCGGGCGACGTGGTGCTGGCGCCCAATCCCAGCTACCCGATCCACACATTCGGCTTCATCATCGCGGGCGCGACCATCCGGTCGGTGCCGACGACGCCGGACGAGAATTATTTCCGCTCGCTGGACCGCGCCATGGCCTTCACCGTGCCGCGCCCGTCGATCCTCGTCGTCAACTATCCGTCCAATCCCACGGCGGAGACCGTCGACCTTGCTTTCTACGAGCGGCTGGTCGCATGGGCGAAGGAGAACAAGGTCTGGGTGCTCAGCGACCTCGCCTATTCCGAGCTTTATTATGACGGCAACCCGACGCCCTCCATCCTTCAGGTGCCGGGCGCGAAGGACGTGGCGATCGAGTTCACATCCCTGTCGAAGACCTATTCGATGGCCGGGTGGCGGATGGGCTTTGCCGTCGGCAACCGCAAGCTGATCGCGGCGATGACGCGGGTGAAATCCTATCTCGACTATGGCGCGTTCACGCCGATTCAGGCGGCAGCCTGCGCCGCGCTCAACGGCCCGCAGGACATTGTCGAGAAGAACCGCCAGCTTTACCACAAGCGCCGCGACGTGCTGGTGGAAAGCTTTGCGCGGGCGGGGTGGGACATTCCCCCGGCGCGTGCGTCGATGTTCTGCTGGGCGCCGCTGCCCCCCGCGCTCAAGGACATGGGGAGCCTCGAATTCTCCAAGCAGCTCCTCACCCATGCCAAGGTCGCGGTCGCGCCGGGCGTCGGCTATGGCGAGGATGGCGAAGGCTTCGTGCGCATCGCCATGGTCGAGAACGAGCAGCGGCTGCGGCAGGCCGCGCGCAACATCAAGCAGTATCTCAAGTCGATGGGCATCAACACGCCCTCGTCGAAGGGCGTGGCTTGA
- a CDS encoding DUF2721 domain-containing protein: MIPALPQVSQVAQTIQLALAPVFLLAGIGAFLNVCVSRLARIIDRARAVEDLVLTTRGKEHDRMVAEIRVLDRRMSVVNASIFLSVASACAVCLVVILLFAGNLFGAHLGTPVAILFSLAMLLQAGAFATFIQEIRLASRTIHIRNEVLYHKAEAEEEEAAA; the protein is encoded by the coding sequence ATGATCCCCGCGCTTCCTCAGGTCAGTCAGGTCGCGCAGACCATCCAGCTCGCACTTGCGCCCGTGTTCCTGCTCGCGGGCATCGGCGCGTTCCTCAACGTGTGCGTCAGCCGGCTGGCGCGCATCATCGACCGCGCCCGTGCAGTCGAGGATCTTGTGCTGACCACGCGCGGCAAGGAACATGACCGGATGGTCGCCGAAATCCGGGTGCTCGACCGTCGGATGAGCGTCGTCAACGCGTCGATCTTCCTGTCGGTCGCGTCCGCCTGCGCGGTCTGCCTCGTCGTCATCCTGCTGTTCGCGGGCAACCTGTTCGGGGCGCATCTCGGCACGCCGGTCGCGATCCTGTTCAGCCTCGCCATGTTGTTGCAGGCGGGCGCGTTCGCGACCTTCATCCAGGAAATCCGCCTCGCCTCGCGCACGATCCACATCCGCAACGAAGTCCTCTACCACAAGGCGGAAGCCGAGGAGGAAGAGGCGGCGGCATGA
- a CDS encoding (2Fe-2S)-binding protein, producing the protein MTKFTVNDRPVHYRMDPDTPLLWALRDASNLTGTKYGCGTGDCGACTVDIDGEAVRSCQVTIGKTEGRFVTTIEALSPDRGHPLQQAFAAENVSQCGYCIPGVIMAASVLLRRTSDPSDEQIDAAITNICRCGIYPRLRGAIQRAGRIMRGEEQIAAAPPPGITPEEAARTVPALGHPGAQPKR; encoded by the coding sequence ATGACGAAGTTCACCGTCAACGACCGCCCGGTGCACTATAGGATGGACCCGGACACGCCGCTTCTGTGGGCGCTGCGTGACGCCTCCAACCTCACCGGCACCAAATATGGCTGCGGCACCGGCGATTGCGGCGCGTGCACGGTCGATATCGACGGGGAAGCGGTGCGGTCCTGTCAGGTCACGATCGGCAAGACCGAAGGCCGGTTCGTCACCACCATAGAGGCGCTGTCGCCCGATCGCGGCCACCCGCTGCAACAGGCGTTCGCGGCGGAGAATGTGTCGCAATGCGGCTATTGCATCCCCGGCGTCATCATGGCCGCTTCGGTGCTGCTGCGCCGGACCAGCGATCCCAGCGACGAGCAGATCGACGCCGCCATTACGAACATCTGCCGCTGCGGCATCTATCCCCGCCTGCGCGGCGCGATCCAGCGGGCGGGCCGAATCATGCGCGGCGAGGAACAGATCGCCGCCGCGCCCCCGCCGGGCATCACGCCCGAAGAAGCCGCCCGCACCGTCCCGGCGCTCGGCCATCCCGGCGCTCAGCCAAAGCGGTAG
- a CDS encoding DODA-type extradiol aromatic ring-opening family dioxygenase — protein MTLPSLFIPHGGGPCFFMDPADPQNPHCAPMWQPMQDYLSALVAGLPQRPRAILLVSGHWEEEAFTVHTGERPGLLFDYHGFPPHTYTLRWDAPGAPNVAARAAALLGAAGFATATESERGWDHGVFIPMKVAVPGADIPLAQLSLRHDLDPAAHIAAGRALAPLRDEGVLIVGSGMSFHNLRVRGGEATAPSVEWDDALTQAVTDPDPDRRAARVAAWEALPHARFAHPREEHLLPLMVALGAGGDDAATFAHRSTVLGWAVSGYRFG, from the coding sequence ATGACCTTGCCCAGCCTCTTCATTCCGCATGGCGGCGGCCCCTGCTTCTTCATGGACCCGGCAGACCCGCAGAACCCCCATTGCGCGCCGATGTGGCAGCCGATGCAGGACTATCTCTCCGCCCTGGTCGCCGGTCTGCCGCAAAGGCCGCGCGCGATCCTGCTGGTGTCCGGCCACTGGGAGGAAGAAGCCTTCACCGTCCATACAGGCGAGCGGCCCGGCCTGCTGTTCGACTATCACGGCTTTCCGCCCCACACCTACACGCTGCGCTGGGACGCGCCGGGCGCGCCCAATGTCGCCGCGCGCGCGGCGGCGCTGCTGGGTGCGGCAGGGTTCGCCACCGCGACCGAAAGCGAACGGGGATGGGATCACGGCGTCTTCATCCCCATGAAGGTCGCGGTGCCGGGCGCCGACATTCCGCTGGCCCAGCTTTCGCTCCGCCACGATCTCGATCCCGCCGCCCATATCGCCGCCGGCCGGGCGCTTGCGCCTCTGCGCGACGAGGGCGTGCTGATCGTCGGATCGGGCATGAGCTTCCACAATCTGCGCGTTCGCGGCGGTGAGGCGACGGCGCCTTCGGTCGAGTGGGACGATGCACTGACGCAGGCCGTGACCGATCCCGACCCGGATCGCCGCGCCGCCCGCGTGGCCGCGTGGGAGGCGCTGCCCCATGCGCGCTTCGCTCATCCGCGCGAGGAGCATCTCTTGCCGCTGATGGTGGCGCTGGGCGCGGGCGGCGATGACGCGGCAACGTTCGCACATCGCAGCACCGTGCTGGGCTGGGCCGTGTCCGGCTACCGCTTTGGCTGA
- a CDS encoding HWE histidine kinase domain-containing protein has translation MPDRNGAPLHEPVDLTNCDREPIHVLGMVQPFGFLMALTADWLVARVSANSADFIGLPPDRMLGKPIAALLSGEAIHTLRNRITLLRGPDSVERIFSLALVEGGALFDVAVHFSGPLVVIEAEPASHDEMEASSTVRSMVSRLGQVEGMAAFLRDGARQVRALTGFDRVMVYRFAGNGDGEVVAEALRPGVESFFGLHYPASDIPVQARALYLRNIFRIIADVDAQPVPVVPQLDPVGAALDMSLCLTRAVSPIHVEYLRNMGVGASLSISIIVEGRLWGLFACHHYGPRLPTFAQRSAAELFGQIFSMMLESRERAETAAYEGRARQVADRLLAAVAQDHDLLTNARWMGDIIFDTIPADGVGVYIDGQMTLSGLTPDEPAFAAIVAMLNRVAASQVYTTDRLSEVLPEAAAYADRAAGLLAIPLSRRPRDYVVLFRAEQLRSVRWAGDQEKAVEYGPNGPRLTPRKSFEAWSQIVQGTATPFMPAEMRVAEALRTALLEVVLRLSDSADAERQRAQEKQELLIAELNHRVRNILSLIRGLVSQTKGSAASVEEFIGTLESRIHALARAHDQITADRWSPARLVDLIEVEAGAYLGEKRDRVRLSGPNVLLTPGCFTVLALVIHEMLTNAAKYGALSDSGAVSIGWRVDEDGSLLIDWTESGGPAVVAPTRRGFGSTVVERSIPYDLGGQAEIHFRLAGIVAHFCIPSRHVVSVLPDLKDGERRKAVPPVPPGLLKGRTVLLVEDNMIIAMDGEDALRDLGADVLTAASVARARETIATHAVDVAVLDFNLGDESSLPIADLLAERGIPFLFATGYGDGLELPARFSGVTLVKKPYSGEALAQALAR, from the coding sequence GTGCCTGACCGGAACGGCGCGCCCCTCCACGAACCGGTCGACCTTACCAACTGCGACCGCGAACCGATCCATGTGCTCGGCATGGTGCAGCCCTTCGGGTTCCTGATGGCGCTGACCGCCGACTGGCTGGTGGCGCGCGTGTCCGCGAACAGCGCGGACTTCATCGGCCTGCCGCCCGACCGGATGCTGGGCAAGCCCATAGCGGCGCTGCTGAGCGGGGAGGCGATCCACACCCTGCGCAACCGCATCACCCTGCTGCGCGGCCCCGATTCGGTCGAGCGCATCTTCTCGCTGGCGCTGGTCGAGGGCGGCGCGCTGTTCGACGTGGCGGTGCATTTTTCGGGACCGCTGGTCGTGATCGAGGCGGAACCGGCCAGCCATGACGAGATGGAGGCGAGCAGCACGGTCCGTTCCATGGTGTCGCGGCTGGGGCAGGTGGAAGGCATGGCCGCTTTCCTGCGCGACGGCGCGCGGCAGGTGCGGGCGCTCACCGGCTTCGACCGGGTGATGGTCTACCGATTTGCGGGCAATGGCGATGGCGAGGTGGTCGCCGAGGCGCTGCGGCCCGGCGTCGAGAGCTTCTTCGGTCTCCATTATCCCGCGTCCGACATTCCGGTGCAGGCGCGCGCGCTCTATCTCCGCAACATCTTCCGCATCATCGCCGATGTCGATGCGCAGCCGGTGCCCGTGGTGCCGCAGCTCGATCCGGTGGGCGCGGCGCTCGACATGTCGCTGTGCCTGACGCGCGCGGTGTCGCCGATCCACGTCGAATATCTGCGCAACATGGGGGTGGGGGCGTCGCTGTCCATCTCCATCATCGTGGAGGGGCGGCTGTGGGGTCTCTTTGCCTGCCACCATTATGGCCCGCGCCTGCCGACCTTCGCGCAGAGGAGCGCGGCGGAGCTGTTCGGCCAGATCTTCTCGATGATGCTCGAAAGCCGCGAGCGGGCGGAAACGGCGGCCTATGAAGGGCGCGCGCGGCAGGTCGCCGACCGTCTGCTGGCGGCGGTGGCGCAGGACCATGACCTGCTGACCAACGCGCGCTGGATGGGCGACATCATCTTCGACACGATCCCGGCCGACGGCGTGGGCGTCTATATCGACGGGCAGATGACCCTTTCGGGCCTGACGCCCGACGAACCGGCCTTCGCCGCCATTGTCGCCATGCTCAACCGGGTAGCGGCGAGTCAGGTCTATACGACCGACCGATTGTCCGAAGTCCTGCCAGAAGCGGCGGCCTATGCCGACCGGGCGGCGGGCCTGCTCGCCATCCCGCTGTCGCGTCGGCCGCGCGATTATGTGGTGCTGTTCCGGGCCGAACAACTGCGGTCGGTGCGCTGGGCGGGCGATCAGGAAAAGGCCGTCGAATACGGTCCCAACGGCCCGCGCCTGACGCCGCGCAAGAGTTTCGAGGCATGGTCCCAGATCGTGCAGGGCACGGCGACCCCCTTCATGCCCGCCGAAATGCGCGTCGCCGAAGCGCTGCGCACCGCGCTGCTGGAAGTGGTGCTGCGCCTGTCCGATTCCGCCGATGCCGAACGGCAGCGGGCGCAGGAGAAGCAGGAACTTCTGATCGCCGAACTCAACCACCGGGTGCGCAATATCCTGTCGCTGATCCGGGGGCTGGTGTCGCAGACGAAGGGCAGCGCGGCTTCGGTCGAGGAGTTTATCGGCACGCTCGAAAGCCGCATTCACGCGCTCGCCCGCGCGCATGACCAGATTACGGCGGACCGGTGGAGTCCCGCGCGGCTCGTCGACCTGATCGAGGTGGAGGCGGGCGCCTATCTGGGCGAAAAGCGCGACCGGGTGCGCCTGTCCGGTCCCAATGTGCTGCTGACGCCGGGCTGCTTCACCGTGCTGGCGCTGGTGATCCACGAGATGCTGACCAATGCGGCCAAATATGGCGCGCTGTCCGACAGCGGAGCCGTGTCGATCGGGTGGCGCGTGGACGAGGATGGAAGCCTGCTGATCGACTGGACCGAAAGCGGCGGCCCGGCGGTGGTTGCACCGACGCGGCGCGGCTTCGGATCGACGGTGGTGGAGCGCTCCATCCCCTATGATCTGGGCGGTCAGGCGGAGATCCATTTCCGGTTGGCGGGGATCGTCGCGCATTTCTGCATCCCCTCGCGCCATGTCGTGTCGGTGCTGCCGGACCTGAAGGATGGCGAGCGGCGAAAGGCCGTCCCGCCGGTGCCGCCCGGCCTGCTGAAGGGGCGCACGGTGCTGCTGGTCGAGGACAATATGATTATCGCCATGGACGGCGAGGATGCCCTGCGCGATCTGGGGGCGGACGTGCTGACCGCCGCGAGCGTCGCACGGGCGCGCGAAACCATCGCCACGCACGCGGTGGACGTGGCTGTGCTCGACTTCAACCTCGGCGATGAGAGCAGCCTGCCGATCGCCGACCTGCTGGCGGAACGGGGCATCCCTTTCCTGTTCGCCACGGGATATGGCGACGGGCTGGAACTGCCCGCCCGATTTTCCGGCGTGACGCTGGTGAAGAAACCCTATTCCGGCGAAGCTCTGGCGCAGGCGCTGGCGCGCTGA
- a CDS encoding biliverdin-producing heme oxygenase: MDDHRRVDSIYTGFSLGTPRSYAAFLTAHARVLGALEAAVAPDRPRQPLLADDLAALGVAMPDPLAQPDVRRDGARWGVRYALEGSRLGGAMLARQVGEGLPRAYLTAAHGKGEWIAFQRALDSAAAEGGEGWLEDAVQGARAAFALFAQAGEAEQAAARA, from the coding sequence ATGGACGACCATCGCCGTGTCGATAGCATCTATACCGGGTTTTCCCTCGGTACGCCTCGGTCTTACGCGGCTTTCCTGACAGCCCATGCGCGCGTGCTGGGCGCGCTGGAAGCCGCCGTCGCGCCCGACCGGCCGCGCCAGCCGCTGCTGGCCGACGATCTCGCCGCGCTGGGCGTCGCCATGCCCGATCCGCTGGCGCAGCCCGATGTGCGCCGCGACGGCGCGCGCTGGGGCGTGCGCTACGCGCTGGAGGGATCGCGGCTCGGCGGCGCGATGCTCGCGCGACAGGTGGGGGAGGGGCTGCCCCGCGCCTATCTGACCGCCGCGCATGGCAAGGGCGAATGGATAGCCTTCCAGCGCGCGCTCGACAGCGCGGCGGCGGAGGGCGGCGAAGGCTGGCTGGAGGACGCCGTGCAGGGCGCTCGGGCCGCCTTCGCCCTGTTTGCGCAGGCTGGCGAAGCCGAACAGGCCGCCGCGCGTGCCTGA